In Brassica napus cultivar Da-Ae unplaced genomic scaffold, Da-Ae ScsIHWf_570;HRSCAF=852, whole genome shotgun sequence, one DNA window encodes the following:
- the LOC125604579 gene encoding uncharacterized protein At1g43920, Chloroplastic-like, translating to MGEIINPVRDSSSILFDLVLKNLDSHLSFFEYRMMSSGCEDSSVNTMGIRGIPEQCGCGRRTGIYTSKTKVNPGRTFFRCPTFQNDHLYKWVDEAVYEEVQDALPKVECFASDVMKLKMEIESMKTVEEELKEDVRKASNELKKLNVIMKVGFSVVCLCGVICLVLIMFDKAYGLSMNSY from the exons ATGGGCGAAATCATAAATCCAGTTCGCGATTCAAGCTCGATTCTTTTCGATCTCGTCCTTAAGAATCTCGATTCTCATCTCTCCTTCTTCGAGTATCGCATGATGAGTTCGGGTTGTGAGGATTCGTCTGTGAATACGATGGGAATTCGTGGTATCCCGGAGCAATGCGGCTGTGGTCGAAGAACTGGGATATACACATCAAAAACGAAGGTCAATCCAGGAAGAACTTTCTTTAGATGCCCAacgtttcaaaat GATCACTTGTATAAATGGGTAGATGAAGCTGTCTACGAAGAGGTTCAAGATGCATTGCCAAAAGTTGAGTGCTTTGCATCAGATGTTATGAAACTTAAAATGGAGATCGAAAGCATGAAAACCGTGGAGGAAGAGTTGAAAGAAGATGTCAGGAAGGCGAGCAATGAACTTAAGAAGCTGAATGTGATCATGAAAGTGGGTTTTTCGGTGGTTTGTTTATGCGGTGTGATATGTCTTGTGTTGATCATGTTTGACAAAGCATATGGGTTGTCTATGAATAGCTACTAG
- the LOC125604578 gene encoding uncharacterized protein LOC125604578, whose product MRNFDYGSDEAVQESKKGGERDASVSLSSPERSRIRKSVEGISMLASTEVSKASKTRRGTSYGSPASSPEKTTRRGTSYGSPSPVKATRRGSTLSPRVSKKQKVNVAPSGDDREEWPETEMLASTVAKKTRRGTSYGGSPVSPRQSKKQKVNSERSLGDDGDDREEFLQIEEFGDIGDDGREDENGIAGIEEVGCTDLSLYFGDKAKNDDCEVDEDEGDDDAWDDDKIPDPVSSDDENEEEMRPAQAYREDTDPEELLQLGKTFSDAEDFKHACLRYTLKTRYNIKYYRSSSLKMGAKCAAEMRDDEAPCPWMVYCSYDRRKQKLMVKTYVNDHKCERTGYSKILKRSAIASLFAERLRLNPKLTAKEIQAEILREYKMEVLENSCIKAKTKVMKERRKTHEEHFDKIWDYQAEILRSNPGSTMEIETIPGATVGSKQRFYRLYMCFQAQKEAWKKTCRPVIGLDGAFLKWDIKGQLLAAVGRDGDNRIVPIAWAVVEIENDTNWDWFVKRLALDLGLENGNGFVIMSDKQKGLVKAVHTLLPEAEHRQCCRHIYENWRKGGKDLRLQRFFWFIARSYTPGMFNYNMDELKNYDPGAHASLIKTKPETWSRAFFKIGSYCNDNLNNLCESFNKTIREPRKKPLLDMLEEIRRQCMTRNYNRSKMAKDRKTRFTPKTHKELDRVEKKSKECSLRWAIGPETEVEDRDQSYVVNLENETCACRSWQMNGIPCIHAAKVILGVGRKLSEFVAPFYTTSKWRETYSFGIRPVNGMIEWPRTNRLGVIPPPNRNGKPGRPKNHDRKKGTNETVSTTKLSRANRVMTCSNCKEEGHYKNTCRKAFVESPPKKPRGRPRKYQGLHFGESQAQSSEAQTSQNQSSQAQASAWEVPQSSEGQSSQAQSSRWEVPQSSQAEASQTAAWGRWFF is encoded by the exons ATGAGGAATTTCGATTACGGGAGTGACGAAGCGGTTCAAGAGTCGAAGAAGGGTGGAGAACGCGATGCTTCTGTGAGTTTGTCATCGCCGGAGAGATCGAGGATTCGTAAAAGCGTTGAAGGGATATCGATGTTGGCATCTACAGAGGTGTCGAAGGCGTCGAAGACAAGGCGGGGAACTTCATATGGGTCGCCTGCGTCATCTCCGGAGAAGACCACGAGGAGGGGAACTTCATATGGGTCGCCATCTCCGGTGAAGGCCACGAGGCGTGGTTCAACTCTGTCTCCTAGAGTTtcgaagaagcagaaggtaaatGTGGCTCCTTCTGGTGATGACAGAGAGGAATGGCCAGAGACTGAGATGTTGGCATCAACAGTTGCGAAGAAGACAAGGCGGGGAACTTCATATGGCGGGTCGCCTGTGTCTCCTAGACAAtcgaagaagcagaaggtaaacTCGGAGAGGAGTCTaggtgatgatggtgatgacagagaagaatttctccagaTTGAGGAATTTGGGGATATAGGTGATGATGGTAGGGAAGATGAGAACGGTATTGCTGGCATTGAGGAAGTTGGTTGTACAGATTTGAGTCTTTATTTTGGTGATAAAGCAAAAAATGATGACTGTGAGGTTGATGAAGACGAAGGCGATGATGATGCATGGGATGATGATAAAATCCCTGATCCTGTGTCATCAGATGATGAGAATGAAGAGGAGATGAGACCTGCGCAAGCTTACAGAGAAGACACTGATCCAGAGGAGCTCCTTCAGCTAGGCAAGACATTTTCAGATGCTGAGGACTTCAAACATGCTTGTCTGAGGTATACCCTGAAAACCAGATACAACATCAAGTACTACAGATCCAGTAGCTTGAAGATGGGTGCAAAATGTGCCGCTgagatgagagatgatgaggctCCTTGTCCCTGGATGGTCTACTGTTCGTATGATAGGAGGAAACAGAAGTTGATGGTAAAAACATACGTCAATGACCATAAGTGTGAGAGGACAGGGTATTCCAAGATACTTAAGAGGTCAGCAATTGCAAGTCTATTTGCTGAGAGGTTAAGGCTGAATCCTAAGCTCACGGCAAAGGAGATACAGGCTGAGATATTGAGGGAGTATAAGATGGAAGTTTTAGAAAACTCATGCATTAAGGCCAAGACGAAGGTGATGAAAGAAAGGAGGAAGACCCATGAAGAGCATTTTGATAAAATCTGGGATTACCAAGCAGAGATATTGAGGAGCAATCCTGGATCAACCATGGAAATTGAGACCATACCAGGAGCCACGGTTGGAAGCAAGCAGCGGTTCTATAGACTCTACATGTGTTTCCAAGCACAAAAGGAAGCATGGAAGAAGACTTGTAGGCCTGTTATTGGCTTAGATGGAGCCTTTTTGAAATGGGACATCAAGGGACAGTTGTTGGCTGCGGTTGGAAGAGATGGAGACAATAGGATTGTCCCTATTGCTTGGGCTGTAGTGGAGATAGAGAATGATACAAACTGGGATTGGTTTGTGAAGCGTTTGGCCTTGGATTTGGGATTGGAAAATGGGAACGGCTTTGTTATAATGTCTGACAAACAAAAG GGATTAGTGAAGGCAGTTCATACTCTCCTTCCAGAAGCTGAGCATAGACAGTGTTGTCGCCATATCTACGAGAACTGGAGGAAAGGTGGAAAAGATCTAAGGTTACAGAGGTTCTTCTGGTTCATTGCAAGGAGCTACACTCCTGGTATGTTCAACTACAACATGGACGAGCTTAAGAACTATGATCCTGGCGCACATGCATCTCTGATAAAGACAAAGCCAGAGACTTGGTCTAGAGCTTTCTTCAAGATAGGCTCCTACTGTAATGATAATCTGAACAACTTGTGTGAGTCCTTCAACAAGACCATCAGGGAGCCTAGGAAGAAACCTCTGCTAGACATGTTAGAGGAGATTAGGCGCCAATGTATGACTAGGAACTACAATAGGTCTAAGATGGCTAAGGACAGGAAGACTAGGTTCACCCCAAAGACACATAAAGAGTTAGACAGGGTTGAGAAGAAGTCAAAAGAATGTAGTCTGCGTTGGGCAATTGGGCCAGAGACTGAGGTGGAAGATAGAGACCAGTCTTACGTGGTGAATTTGGAGAATGAGACTTGTGCATGTCGAAGCTGGCAAATGAATGGTATTCCATGCATCCATGCTGCTAAGGTCATCCTTGGCGTGGGAAGAAAACTCTCTGAATTTGTTGCTCCTTTCTACACAACCTCTAAGTGGCGTGAAACCTACAGTTTTGGGATCAGACCTGTAAATGGGATGATAGAGTGGCCTCGGACCAATAGATTAGGTGTGATTCCACCACCTAATCGAAATGGCAAGCCTGGTAGGCCTAAAAACCATGATCGAAAGAAGGGAACCAATGAGACAGTGTCTACTACCAAGCTGAGTCGTGCGAACAGGGTAATGACTTGCTCTAATTGCAAAGAAGAAGGGCACTACAAGAATACATGTCGGAAGGCTTTTGTTGAGAGTCCACCTAAGAAACCAAGAGGCAGACCAAGGAAATATCAG GGACTACACTTTGGCGAGTCACAAGCTCAATCCTCAGAAGCTCAAACCTCACAAAATCAATCCTCACAAGCTCAAGCATCAGCATGGGAAGTTCCTCAATCTTCAGAAGGTCAATCCTCACAAGCTCAATCATCACGATGGGAAGTTCCTCAATCCTCACAAGCTGAAGCATCACAGACAGCAGCGTGGGGAAGATGGTTTTTTTAG
- the LOC106451597 gene encoding probable beta-1,3-galactosyltransferase 14 isoform X1, translated as MQSPRKLFHARPSLATRRSTALIVLTSLAIGIAGFTFGLAAILFPALRLTGRNCLTNAPPKTVRVVWDVAGNRNGAGGGDGRRHKVMGFVGIQTGFGSTGRRQALRKTWMPSDPEGLRRLEESTGLAIRFVIGKTKNEQKMAELRKEIAEYDDFVQLDIEEEYSKLPYKTLAFFKAAYALYDAEFYVKADDDIYLRPDRLSLLLAKERSHSQTYLGCLKKGPVFTDPKLKWYEPLSHLLGKEYFLHAYGPIYALSSDVVASLVALKNNSFRMFNNEDVTIGAWMLAMNVNHENHHILCEPECSPSSVAVWDIPKCSGLCNPEKRMLELHNQESCSKSPTLPSDDE; from the exons ATGCAATCTCCTCGTAAGCTATTCCACGCGCGTCCCTCACTCGCCACGCGCCGATCGACGGCTCTTATCGTTTTAACCTCCCTAGCTATCGGAATCGCCGGATTCACATTCGGACTCGCCGCGATTCTGTTCCCGGCTCTCCGATTAACCGGCCGTAATTGCTTGACGAACGCTCCTCCGAAGACGGTGCGAGTCGTTTGGGACGTCGCCGGGAATAGAAACGGCGCGGGTGGTGGCGATGGGAGGAGGCACAAGGTTATGGGATTCGTTGGTATTCAAACCGGATTTGGATCCACTGGCCGGAGACAAGCACTGAGGAAGACGTGGATGCCGTCAGATCCGGAAGGACTTCGACG CTTGGAGGAATCTACGGGATTGGCCATTAGATTTGTGATAGGAAAGACCAAGAATGAGCAAAAAATGGCTGAGCTCAGAAAGGAGATCGCAGAGTATGATGACTTCGTACAGCTAGATATAGAAGAGGAGTACAGTAAGCTCCCTTACAAAAC TTTGGCTTTCTTCAAAGCTGCATATGCGCTTTACGATGCTGAGTTCTATGTCAAAGCTGATGATGACATATACTTGAGGCCAG ATCGACTCTCTCTGCTATTGGCGAAAGAGCGGAGTCACTCTCAAACATACCTAGGATGCTTGAAGAAGGGTCCAGTTTTCACTGATCCTAAGCTCAAATG GTATGAACCATTGTCTCATCTGCTGGGAAAAGAATATTTTCTTCATGCTTATGGCCCAATCTATGCTCTCTCTTCTGACGTCGTAGCAAGTTTGGTTGCCCTCAAGAATAACAG TTTCAGGATGTTTAACAACGAGGACGTAACAATAGGTGCGTGGATGCTAGCAATGAACGTCAACCACGAGAACCATCACATCCTTTGCGAACCAGAATGTTCGCCTTCCTCTGTTGCTGTTTGGGACATCCCCAAGTGCTCAG GTCTTTGTAATCCAGAGAAGAGAATGCTGGAACTTCACAACCAAGAAAGCTGCTCGAAAAGCCCGACTTTGCCATCAGATGATGAGTGA
- the LOC106451597 gene encoding probable beta-1,3-galactosyltransferase 14 isoform X2 has product MQSPRKLFHARPSLATRRSTALIVLTSLAIGIAGFTFGLAAILFPALRLTGRNCLTNAPPKTVRVVWDVAGNRNGAGGGDGRRHKVMGFVGIQTGFGSTGRRQALRKTWMPSDPEGLRRLEESTGLAIRFVIGKTKNEQKMAELRKEIAEYDDFVQLDIEEEYSKLPYKTLAFFKAAYALYDAEFYVKADDDIYLRPDRLSLLLAKERSHSQTYLGCLKKGPVFTDPKLKWYEPLSHLLGKEYFLHAYGPIYALSSDVVASLVALKNNSFRMFNNEDVTIGAWMLAMNVNHENHHILCEPECSPSSVAVWDIPKCSEKRMLELHNQESCSKSPTLPSDDE; this is encoded by the exons ATGCAATCTCCTCGTAAGCTATTCCACGCGCGTCCCTCACTCGCCACGCGCCGATCGACGGCTCTTATCGTTTTAACCTCCCTAGCTATCGGAATCGCCGGATTCACATTCGGACTCGCCGCGATTCTGTTCCCGGCTCTCCGATTAACCGGCCGTAATTGCTTGACGAACGCTCCTCCGAAGACGGTGCGAGTCGTTTGGGACGTCGCCGGGAATAGAAACGGCGCGGGTGGTGGCGATGGGAGGAGGCACAAGGTTATGGGATTCGTTGGTATTCAAACCGGATTTGGATCCACTGGCCGGAGACAAGCACTGAGGAAGACGTGGATGCCGTCAGATCCGGAAGGACTTCGACG CTTGGAGGAATCTACGGGATTGGCCATTAGATTTGTGATAGGAAAGACCAAGAATGAGCAAAAAATGGCTGAGCTCAGAAAGGAGATCGCAGAGTATGATGACTTCGTACAGCTAGATATAGAAGAGGAGTACAGTAAGCTCCCTTACAAAAC TTTGGCTTTCTTCAAAGCTGCATATGCGCTTTACGATGCTGAGTTCTATGTCAAAGCTGATGATGACATATACTTGAGGCCAG ATCGACTCTCTCTGCTATTGGCGAAAGAGCGGAGTCACTCTCAAACATACCTAGGATGCTTGAAGAAGGGTCCAGTTTTCACTGATCCTAAGCTCAAATG GTATGAACCATTGTCTCATCTGCTGGGAAAAGAATATTTTCTTCATGCTTATGGCCCAATCTATGCTCTCTCTTCTGACGTCGTAGCAAGTTTGGTTGCCCTCAAGAATAACAG TTTCAGGATGTTTAACAACGAGGACGTAACAATAGGTGCGTGGATGCTAGCAATGAACGTCAACCACGAGAACCATCACATCCTTTGCGAACCAGAATGTTCGCCTTCCTCTGTTGCTGTTTGGGACATCCCCAAGTGCTCAG AGAAGAGAATGCTGGAACTTCACAACCAAGAAAGCTGCTCGAAAAGCCCGACTTTGCCATCAGATGATGAGTGA
- the LOC106451594 gene encoding UBP1-associated protein 2C-like produces MDMLKKRRLDENGIGLLNDGHVTTISTRLTPHDARKIIDRFSNDQLLDILQEAVARHPDVLELVRSTADSDISQRKLFIRGLAAETTTEGLRSLFSTYGDLEEAIVILDKVTAKSKGYGFVTFKHVDGALLALKDPSKKIDGRVTVTQLAAAGNQGTTAHVSDISTRKIYVANVPFEMPADRLLNQFLAYGDIEEGPLGFDKVTGKSRGFALFVYKTSEGAQAALADPTKVVDGKHLQCKLAIDGKKGKPPGQDGGAGPGGHGQGDGMGMVPPPGPYAGAHGGPGGMGPYGGYSGGPPPHHMNSTPSSMGGAAAPAGGGGYGGAYAGHYGGYGGAGSGGYGSMSGAGGGYGGPGGGSGPYRMPPSSMSGGGYQESGHYGHSSASAYPGQHPPVGSSTVPRIPLGGMYPNGPPNY; encoded by the coding sequence ATGGATATGTTGAAGAAGCGACGTCTCGACGAGAACGGCATCGGGCTCCTCAACGACGGACACGTCACCACAATCTCGACTCGATTAACCCCACACGACGCGAGGAAGATCATCGACCGATTCTCCAACGATCAGCTTCTCGACATCTTACAAGAGGCCGTCGCTCGTCACCCCGACGTTCTCGAGCTCGTTAGATCAACCGCCGACTCCGACATCTCTCAGAGGAAGCTCTTCATCCGCGGCCTCGCGGCGGAGACCACGACGGAAGGCCTCCGATCGCTTTTCTCCACGTACGGAGATCTCGAGGAAGCGATCGTGATTCTCGACAAGGTTACGGCGAAATCGAAAGGGTACGGGTTCGTGACGTTCAAGCACGTGGACGGAGCTCTCCTCGCTTTGAAGGATCCGTCTAAGAAGATCGACGGGCGCGTGACGGTCACGCAGCTCGCGGCGGCGGGGAATCAAGGGACGACGGCGCATGTTTCGGATATATCGACGAGGAAGATATATGTGGCGAATGTGCCGTTTGAAATGCCTGCGGATAGGTTGTTGAATCAGTTTCTTGCTTATGGAGATATCGAAGAAGGGCCTTTGGGTTTTGATAAAGTTACTGGGAAGTCACGGGGTTTTGCTTTGTTTGTGTATAAGACTTCTGAAGGTGCTCAGGCTGCGCTTGCTGATCCTACAAAGGTTGTTGATGGGAAGCATCTGCAGTGTAAGTTGGCTATAGATGGGAAGAAAGGAAAGCCGCCTGGGCAAGACGGTGGTGCTGGGCCTGGAGGACATGGTCAAGGTGATGGAATGGGGATGGTGCCTCCTCCTGGGCCTTATGCTGGTGCTCACGGTGGACCTGGTGGGATGGGTCCTTACGGTGGGTACTCGGGAGGACCACCGCCGCATCATATGAATTCCACACCATCTTCTATGGGTGGTGCTGCTGCTCCTGCTGGAGGAGGTGGTTATGGAGGTGCGTATGCTGGTCATTATGGTGGATACGGTGGTGCAGGATCTGGGGGTTATGGATCAATGAGTGGTGCCGGTGGGGGTTATGGTGGGCCTGGTGGTGGAAGTGGTCCGTATAGAATGCCGCCGAGTTCGATGTCCGGTGGTGGTTATCAAGAGAGTGGGCATTATGGGCATTCGTCAGCTTCAGCATATCCTGGACAGCATCCGCCTGTTGGTTCCTCCACAGTGCCGAGAATTCCTCTTGGAGGAATGTACCCCAACGGTCCACCAAATTACTGA